Within the Eleginops maclovinus isolate JMC-PN-2008 ecotype Puerto Natales chromosome 5, JC_Emac_rtc_rv5, whole genome shotgun sequence genome, the region ATTATCAGGGTCTGGTGGCTCCACCAAGCTTCTCCCCTCTTTCGTCTTCTTAAACTTGCTTTTTTCTTCCATCGTCCGTCCTTCATTCCAGGCCTCTCTCCTCATGCTGTCCTCCGGTCAGTGAagtcattgttattgtttgtccTTCCCATCAGCTGCTCAAGCTCAGGTCCTGTCCAGTGCTGGTGAGCGATACAGCCACTGTACCAGTGTACAGTGTGTTTTTGGTGCCAACAGTCCAAAAAGCTTTTTGTTTAGCAGCATCTGCCTCTTCAGAAGCTTCACAAGGTAATGTTCTTTATGGGCTGTGGAACTCAGAGGCAGCTGCCCATGTGCAAATTCACATTTGCACATGTCTGCGGGCGTTTccataactgtgtgtgtgtgcgattcTACAGcctgctctccagctgtttCCTGTTAGCTATCACACTGCTCTCAAGGttgctgagctgtgtgtgtgtgtgttaaaagtcACAGCCGCTGAGTCACTTTTATCACACTATACGTGTCTTTCCCAAGAAGAAGGGAGGTGGAATCAGAGATGGAGGGGAAAGTTAGGGTGACTATGAAGGTGTGTATGTCTTTGTGAGTTCTTCAGAGCATAGCCTCGGTTCAGCAGAATGACTAAGAACTGACACATGAGCAAACGTGTGTGTTCTTGCCTCACCGAGTGCCAAGTGTGAGAGTCACTGCTGCGAAGAGAAGTGACTCTCAGATGAGCTGTAAGGATTGAAGCAGAGTTTATGATAACTCTTTAGTCAGTCTAAACCTGGGTGACTACATATTCAGCTATCTCACTTTTTGCGTGCGAGTGCGTGTGTCactgcctttttgttttgtctccaagtaaaaaagtatttgccGAGCTCTCCAGCCAGGGAGTGTTCGGTATGACTCGCACATGGGCCTGTGAGTGCTTGTCTTGCATTTCCTCACTCCAAGAGGAAGTGACTTTGTACCCTCAAGGCCTCAGAGCGCTGCTGGTGTAATATGCTCTCTTTCACACAGACGCGCACTGTGGACCATACAGGAAATGCCATGAGTCACAAAGGAACTTAGTGTCCATGCAGCAGTATGGATTGGAGGCCTGTGCAGCATGGTGAAATTGTTAAGATTCGAGCGCTATGGGTCACTAACCACAACACTCATCCCAATTTCCTTCCTTCTCCCTTTCCCCCAACACCCTCCTTCTGCAGAGCGAAGAAAGCCCCAGTCCAAAGCGCCAGAGGCTGTCCAGTCAGTCTGTCCTAGAACAGATAACCTCATCCGCCCCCCCACCTTCCACCCCATCTCCCCCTATCCGCCCCTGGGAATCAGGACCCCCAAGTCGGAGACAGCCTCACCCCCACCCGCACTACCACCAAGAGAGATGCCTCACCCCTGCTCGGCACAGACGCAGGTAAGTTTTCTTGTTGGTGCACAGTTCCACTCCCAAGTTACGACCCATTCCAATAAAGTGTGTATGCACTCCACTTACGCTGTTTTATCTGGTGCAAGACATAAGCAGTAAATGCCATAGCTGAGCAGATCTGCGTTGGAACTgttgatataaatgtatgtatttctgtCTACATCTTCTAGTTGCAAGTGAACAGAAACATACTTTGGGCCTTTAGCCTTTCCGTTATATAggttttgatgcatgtaaaGATCTGTAAAGGCTACAATCCAATAGTTGCCCCTCCCCTCctgaactttttgaacattaaagcgtgtaAACATGTCACCTCAGAGGCAGAcgatacaaatatgaacctgaggATGAGCATAAGGTGTCCCCTTTGAATGTCATATTAGTCATAGCAGAGTGTTTCTGCATATTGAAGCATGTCTGGAGGACGACTTTATCTGAGCCTCTCAATGTAACACTgtccccctctcttcctcccccccaGCCCGCCAGCAAGGCGTCAGCGCGGCCGTCTCTCCCGACCCCCCCGTCACCTGCCTccccaccaccaacaccaccctTCCACCCAAAGCCCCGGCCCTCGCCTGTCGCCATCCGAGCGCCAGGATGAGAACTACCACCatcacccccccacacaccagACATACACGACGCACACGCCCAGCGCCTACAGTCAGCCTCCCACAGCCGGAGGCGGGGCGGTAGGCTTGGAGGAGCCGCGAGCTTTCCATCCCCCCACCCTGTCGCCACGACTTCTGCACCCTGCTGCCCACCATCATCAccttcaccaccaccatcagcagcagcagcagcagcagcagcagcagcaccagcaccaTCATGCAGCTCAACAGCAGCAAGGAGCCATGGTCATGGACCTACATGAACAGGTCAGTCTTAGATGGGATTTTTACTTGGGAATGGGATGGGTACTATACAGATAATCTCATTAACACAGGGTCTCCATCTCAAAAAGGACCTGGTCAAGACACATCAGCATGGACAGTACAATGAAACACATCAAATAGATAAAAACTGATAAAATATGCTTCAGAAAGTATTTACTAGACCACACTGTTTAAAGACTCTCgtaaaaatacagtttaagaTGTTAAtagcaaaaaaaacccacaaacaaTAGTTATATCTTGATTCATCACGCAATATTCAattatacttattttattaaGGTAACCTTATGATTGAATTTGTCCTGTTATTCCAgtattgtttcattttaattgaagtTTGAACCATACTTTGGTGACTATCAGCATAATATTGCGCTGGTTATTATTTTCGCCAATAAAAAACGTGACATTAAAGGTTCTTATTGTCCCACGCCTCCCTGTGAGAGCGCAGTAAgaaatcctgtgtgtgtgtgtgtgtgtgtgtgtgtgactgcataTTAACTGGTGTGTTTCTTCCCCAGCTGCAGCAGGCCAGTGTACCGGTCTCCTACACGGTGACCCCCGTCCCCCCGCACAGCCTGGCAGCGCCCCTGTGTAGCGGCCAGCATCTTCCCCCTACCTGTTCCTCACAACAGCAAGTCCCCGCCTGCAGTGTGGTCTTCAGCACTGGACAACACTACCACCCGGTGAGAGGAACACAGCAGTCTGTAGgagtgtgtgggtttgtttgttaaaagaaGGGACACTCTGTGCTTTGCAGTCTATCTTACACTTTAACCACGGAACAAACAAAATGCTCAAAATGAAAGTGGGTTAAAAGTAAGAGGACCCGCAGAATATTTCCTGTTTAAAGGGGCTTGTTAATACTCCAGGTCTTGGCTGCCACCTTATGGCAACATATGGAATTACACCCACATTGGAGAACATGCATTAAATGTCTCTTcccatttttttttcctcagatgCTACAGGCTTGTTCAATGCAACATTTGCCGATGCCCTATGCCTTCCCCTCGCTGCTGTCCGGTGACCCCCAGTTCCTGCTTCCCCATCCACCCCACCTCGCTCACCACCCGCCCCACCTCCCGACGCCCGCACAGTTCCTGCCTTTCCAGACGCAGCAGCCACGATCGGTATGTGAATGATGGgtttttaatctgtgtttaccttcattcattttcacagtATTCTGTGCCAAAATAATAGCGACGTGAGGGCTATGGCATATATACAGGAAGCCATTAGTGCAGTTACTGTAATACCCAGAAATAAGAGAatactattttaaaatatgctGTACTGCTGATGCTTGAATACCCCCCCAAAAATAAGggttaaaatatttgtaataattaGCTTTTATTTGATTGTTCTCTTGGACTGTCAGGAGAGTTGATGGAAGTTGATGCgctctatttttgtcttttctttttctacttttttgtgatacattttcattcatttagaaCCTACTTTAATCAGTTAAGTTTTTCTATCAGAGaatattgtattaatatttcattattttgaatgtttttgttccGTTTATCACCATTAACACTGTTTGGTTTTGCTCCTCAGCCCTTACAGAGGATTGAAAACGAGGTTGAGCTTCTGGGAGAGCAGCTTTCAGTGGGCGGAGGCTTTAGCTACGcacaccaccaccatcaccaccatcaccaccagcCTCCCACCCCCCTGCCCCCCTCCACACCGCTCCAGTTCCTCTCGCACCATGACCCCCTGTCGCAGGAGCTCTTCACAGTGGTGAGTACATTAATGAAAGCATTTGTTTTGGGTCATGACATATGAGTATGGTAAATAACGAGTGGTTTGAGAACAGCTAAGTTTTAAAGGGTAAAAATATGCTAGAATTTAAATCTACTCCTATCTTTTCTTATGTTTGTCCTCTGTTGATCACAATAAACATGATTTGCTGTGGTTATAAAGGATTTGATACATTTTCAGTATAGCATTTATAGTACAA harbors:
- the rnf38 gene encoding E3 ubiquitin-protein ligase RNF38, with protein sequence MPIAAAGQPTTLEHRVCPRLPSTPEPVPKGADLFDEAGAAESAERTEYGGAEGGRGLGGYSYSGARGFVPGSTNGSPPHSPAASSSFLFHPLHPHQIAMEPPRTRSRSRSGYYQQYGGGNGNGITGSGVMGSNHHHHHQQQQQQQQQQLHPQQHGAGCAPLGAHSNHPENQPRAPGSNASPGIQRLFSVPGAHRIPAEGASGGSYHCHPDHAYGEESDKSEESPSPKRQRLSSQSVLEQITSSAPPPSTPSPPIRPWESGPPSRRQPHPHPHYHQERCLTPARHRRSPPARRQRGRLSRPPRHLPPHHQHHPSTQSPGPRLSPSERQDENYHHHPPTHQTYTTHTPSAYSQPPTAGGGAVGLEEPRAFHPPTLSPRLLHPAAHHHHLHHHHQQQQQQQQQQHQHHHAAQQQQGAMVMDLHEQLQQASVPVSYTVTPVPPHSLAAPLCSGQHLPPTCSSQQQVPACSVVFSTGQHYHPMLQACSMQHLPMPYAFPSLLSGDPQFLLPHPPHLAHHPPHLPTPAQFLPFQTQQPRSPLQRIENEVELLGEQLSVGGGFSYAHHHHHHHHHQPPTPLPPSTPLQFLSHHDPLSQELFTVPYPHFMPRRFTSRRYRSQQAVPPSPYHPSFLPYFLSMLPVPPNVAPTINLELDVDDGEVENYEALLNLAERLGEAKPRGLTKADIEQLPSYRFNSNNHQSEQTMCVVCMCDFESRQLLRVLPCNHEFHAKCVDKWLKANRTCPICRADASEVQRDSE